One genomic window of Anaerolineae bacterium includes the following:
- a CDS encoding Multimodular transpeptidase-transglycosylase: protein MRTVSHVTRQRRKREQVQRRNPLPLLGWLLATLTSLLFTFSIFGFAWIVSFLLRDLPPPEKIEQLLDSQNGSLKFPTRFFDREGKTVLASLEHPAIERLWLKQPDSPGALPALDLDSPLARALIATFEPDFNQTAGFDLRDFITPNLNTIAQRLAYDLLLWDEPASLRKTMRAKILGEQLNQRYGKLQTLLWFLNSARFGPLIYGAETSARLYFNKSAAELNILEAAALISILESPTIHPFNAPEVVRKRTGDILVRILKSGWIKAEEITLANLENLEFSSPSIDLNLKQPTYVELTLEQLAEHYPREVIERGGWEIITTIDNELQHNLECTLEIQMSRLTGDERAFAIPTTECQAALLLPGIPSTTQTSVDPLQAQAIILDPTTSQVLAIASVAQNKDQKLSAQYHHLEKHTPGTILTPLVYLAAFSRGIQPATLQWDIPPDSEDTLANLDGKFHGPIRARIALANDYFAPTLALFNQIGTETILNFVHQLGINTELPESSSAFNLTPQQFFFSSKVSLLEIAQAYQVLANQGVLSGWVQGRFSSQESPQVEPILVQKVSERNGQTSLDWNNHPNLLQRKPVISPELAYLLTNVLSDEAARWQAFGHPNPFEIGRPSAAKLGRALNSNQFWAVGYTPQRLIVVWLGNEQSQGISLKPSAVMNAWHALMQYSSRGLAATDWTVPSKLVRLNVCDPSGMLPDEDCPSIVNEIFIAGFEPRQTDHLFQTYLINKQTGRLATIFTPLELVKEQRFLTIPPEALAWAMAEGIPLPPKEYDRIQAQLHFSDNIQINSPQMFSYVRGVVEISGTAAGEDFQYYRLQVGEGLYPRQWIQIGTDTPTPVTAGKLGVWDTQGLNGLYTLQLQVVDKENRVETALLQLIVDNTPPALNILFPQNEGTYSMKEYPSMTFQIQGSDDLGIQRMEVFLDGKKLQILTQPPYALPWRTNPGSHRIKVVIYDLAGNRSQAEAFFTITR, encoded by the coding sequence ATGAGAACGGTTTCGCACGTCACCCGTCAGCGTCGCAAACGGGAACAAGTCCAACGGCGCAACCCCTTACCTTTACTCGGATGGCTTCTGGCAACCCTGACAAGCCTGCTGTTCACCTTTTCGATTTTTGGGTTTGCATGGATTGTTTCCTTCTTACTCCGCGATCTTCCCCCACCGGAAAAGATTGAACAACTCCTCGACAGCCAAAATGGAAGCTTAAAATTCCCAACCCGCTTCTTCGATCGGGAGGGAAAAACCGTCCTCGCCAGCCTGGAGCATCCTGCCATTGAACGGCTCTGGCTAAAGCAACCAGACTCTCCCGGTGCTCTACCCGCGCTTGACCTTGACTCGCCTCTTGCCCGCGCCTTGATTGCCACGTTTGAACCCGATTTCAATCAAACTGCGGGCTTTGATTTACGGGATTTCATCACGCCCAATCTCAACACCATCGCCCAACGGCTTGCCTACGACCTGTTGTTGTGGGACGAACCAGCCAGCTTGCGCAAGACAATGCGCGCGAAGATTCTGGGTGAACAGCTCAATCAACGCTACGGAAAGTTGCAAACGCTGCTCTGGTTCTTGAACAGCGCCAGGTTCGGCCCGCTGATTTATGGAGCTGAAACGTCCGCCAGACTATACTTCAACAAATCGGCAGCAGAATTGAATATTCTGGAAGCTGCAGCTCTGATCTCAATTCTCGAAAGCCCAACCATTCATCCGTTTAACGCGCCTGAAGTTGTTCGCAAACGAACGGGCGACATCCTGGTGCGCATCCTCAAAAGCGGCTGGATCAAAGCGGAAGAAATCACTCTGGCGAATCTGGAAAACCTTGAATTTTCCTCTCCCTCCATCGACCTCAACCTGAAACAGCCCACCTATGTCGAGCTTACGCTTGAACAACTTGCGGAGCATTACCCCCGTGAAGTTATCGAGCGTGGTGGATGGGAAATCATCACCACGATTGACAATGAGCTACAACACAACCTGGAATGCACGCTTGAGATTCAGATGTCTCGTCTCACAGGTGACGAAAGAGCGTTTGCCATCCCAACGACAGAGTGTCAGGCAGCCCTTCTTCTACCGGGTATACCCTCCACTACCCAAACTTCAGTTGATCCTCTACAAGCCCAGGCAATTATCTTAGATCCCACAACGAGCCAGGTCCTGGCCATAGCAAGCGTAGCCCAAAACAAAGATCAAAAACTGTCCGCTCAATATCACCATTTAGAAAAACACACACCGGGCACCATCCTCACCCCCCTGGTTTATTTAGCCGCGTTCTCTCGAGGAATTCAACCGGCAACCCTCCAATGGGACATCCCTCCTGACTCTGAGGATACGCTTGCCAATCTGGATGGTAAGTTTCATGGACCGATTCGCGCCCGGATTGCGCTTGCCAACGATTATTTCGCCCCTACCCTGGCTTTGTTCAATCAAATTGGGACTGAAACCATACTCAACTTCGTTCATCAACTCGGCATTAACACGGAACTACCCGAAAGTTCTTCGGCATTCAACCTGACGCCGCAGCAGTTTTTCTTTTCCAGCAAGGTTTCCCTTCTTGAGATCGCTCAAGCCTATCAGGTGCTGGCAAACCAGGGTGTTCTTTCTGGCTGGGTTCAGGGAAGATTTTCCTCTCAGGAATCACCCCAGGTCGAACCAATCCTGGTGCAAAAAGTGAGCGAGCGAAATGGTCAAACCTCCCTGGACTGGAACAATCATCCCAACCTGCTCCAGAGGAAACCCGTAATTAGCCCTGAGCTTGCTTATCTTCTAACAAACGTACTGTCGGACGAGGCTGCACGCTGGCAGGCTTTTGGACATCCAAACCCCTTTGAAATTGGGCGACCCAGCGCGGCAAAATTAGGACGAGCCTTAAACTCCAATCAATTTTGGGCAGTGGGTTATACGCCCCAGCGATTAATCGTTGTCTGGTTAGGGAATGAGCAAAGCCAGGGAATCTCTCTCAAACCATCGGCTGTGATGAACGCCTGGCATGCCCTGATGCAATATAGTTCTCGGGGTCTTGCAGCGACAGATTGGACAGTTCCATCGAAATTAGTCCGACTAAATGTCTGTGATCCATCGGGAATGTTACCAGACGAAGACTGTCCCTCCATCGTCAATGAAATCTTCATCGCCGGGTTTGAGCCTCGCCAAACCGATCATCTCTTCCAAACCTATTTGATCAATAAGCAAACCGGTCGTCTGGCGACCATCTTTACCCCGCTGGAACTGGTCAAAGAACAACGTTTCCTCACCATTCCACCAGAAGCTCTGGCATGGGCAATGGCAGAAGGCATTCCACTTCCTCCGAAGGAATATGACCGTATCCAGGCTCAACTTCACTTTTCTGATAATATCCAAATCAACTCTCCCCAAATGTTTTCCTATGTACGCGGCGTGGTAGAGATATCTGGGACAGCAGCCGGGGAGGACTTCCAGTACTACCGATTACAGGTGGGTGAAGGATTGTACCCTCGCCAATGGATTCAGATCGGAACAGATACGCCTACACCGGTCACAGCGGGCAAATTAGGGGTATGGGATACCCAAGGTCTTAACGGCTTATATACGCTCCAGTTGCAGGTGGTGGACAAAGAAAATCGGGTTGAAACTGCCTTACTTCAACTCATCGTTGACAACACCCCACCTGCCCTGAATATCCTCTTTCCTCAAAACGAGGGCACATACTCAATGAAAGAATATCCGAGCATGACATTCCAAATTCAAGGGTCGGATGATCTAGGGATTCAAAGGATGGAAGTATTTCTGGATGGAAAGAAACTCCAAATCCTTACACAACCACCCTATGCACTTCCCTGGCGAACCAACCCTGGCTCTCATCGCATCAAGGTTGTAATCTATGATTTAGCCGGTAACCGCTCACAAGCCGAGGCATTCTTCACAATAACCCGCTGA
- a CDS encoding DNA repair protein RecN yields the protein MLEELRISNFAIIDELNLRFEPGLVILTGETGAGKSILVDALEALIGGKADTATIRSGADKAIIEGDFVIPANLRLPILEILQREELDEDSEHLSLCREIRSNGRHIARVNGRVVNLGLLREIGEYLVDIHGQSEHLSLLKVNQHLHLLDNYAKNNDLQAAYQKIYRQLMEVRRERDHLRQIEQEAARRLDMLQYQISEIENAHLKPGEEDALTAERNRLANAENLAILVQQSILILDEGTPEHPSLLEQMGEVVHNLVNLIRYDDSQKSLLETAEGIFDQLTELVRALRIYGEEIEYNPKRLDLIEERLNLIQSLKRKYGDSLQAILSYAQNARRQLEEITSAADRLEHLNRTELELLKELKEIAIDLSANRRQHSQALAQAIETELAQLNMEKARFQVQINYIEAEDGLPLEDGRKVVFTSNGIDHVEFFIAPNPGEGFKPLVKIASGGETSRLMLALKGVLAAADDVPCLIFDEIDQGIGGRVGTVVGEKLWNLARRHQVFCVTHLPQLAAFGDQHLLVRKKIVGDRTVTEVQTLSGEQRVQELAQMMGNLNPATLQSARELLQFVREKVSQSTPS from the coding sequence ATGCTCGAAGAATTGCGTATCTCCAACTTTGCCATCATCGATGAACTCAACCTCCGCTTTGAACCAGGCCTGGTTATCCTGACCGGCGAGACCGGAGCGGGAAAATCGATCCTGGTAGACGCCCTGGAAGCGTTGATCGGTGGAAAAGCGGATACAGCAACCATTCGCAGCGGTGCAGACAAAGCTATCATTGAAGGTGATTTCGTTATCCCTGCAAACCTGCGTCTCCCCATTTTAGAGATTTTACAGCGCGAGGAATTGGACGAAGACAGCGAGCACCTCTCACTTTGTCGCGAAATCCGCAGCAACGGACGGCATATTGCACGGGTGAACGGACGGGTTGTCAACCTGGGATTGCTGCGGGAGATCGGCGAATATCTTGTAGATATCCACGGGCAGTCTGAGCATTTATCCCTCTTGAAAGTCAATCAGCATCTGCACCTGTTAGACAATTACGCGAAAAACAATGATTTACAGGCTGCGTATCAAAAGATTTACCGTCAATTGATGGAAGTTCGCCGCGAACGAGACCATCTCCGTCAAATCGAACAAGAAGCCGCCCGTCGCCTGGATATGCTTCAATATCAAATCTCCGAAATTGAAAATGCCCACCTGAAGCCCGGTGAAGAGGATGCCCTGACCGCCGAACGCAACCGCTTAGCCAACGCTGAGAACCTCGCGATTTTAGTCCAACAATCCATTTTGATCCTGGATGAAGGCACTCCAGAACATCCTTCGCTTCTTGAACAGATGGGAGAGGTTGTTCACAACTTAGTTAATTTAATTCGTTACGATGACTCCCAGAAGTCACTGCTCGAGACAGCAGAAGGAATTTTCGATCAGCTTACCGAGCTTGTCCGCGCTTTACGCATTTACGGCGAGGAAATCGAATACAACCCCAAACGTCTCGATCTCATTGAAGAGCGCCTAAACCTCATCCAATCCTTAAAGCGCAAATACGGCGACAGTCTGCAAGCGATCCTGTCCTATGCCCAAAACGCCCGCAGACAACTCGAAGAAATCACCTCCGCCGCCGATCGCCTTGAGCACCTGAATCGCACAGAGCTCGAACTGCTCAAAGAATTGAAGGAAATTGCCATAGACTTGTCCGCCAACCGTCGCCAGCACAGTCAAGCCTTAGCCCAGGCGATCGAAACGGAATTAGCGCAACTCAATATGGAGAAAGCCCGCTTCCAGGTACAAATCAACTACATTGAAGCAGAAGATGGACTTCCTCTTGAAGACGGAAGAAAAGTGGTCTTTACCTCGAATGGAATCGATCACGTGGAATTCTTCATCGCCCCAAACCCAGGGGAAGGGTTCAAACCCCTGGTCAAGATTGCCTCAGGAGGCGAAACCTCCCGGTTGATGTTAGCGTTAAAGGGAGTTTTGGCTGCAGCCGATGACGTGCCCTGCTTAATCTTCGACGAAATCGATCAAGGCATCGGTGGACGGGTTGGCACGGTTGTTGGTGAAAAACTATGGAATTTAGCCCGTCGTCACCAGGTATTCTGCGTCACGCACCTGCCTCAACTGGCAGCATTTGGTGATCAGCATTTATTGGTTCGGAAAAAAATCGTTGGCGATCGAACGGTTACAGAAGTACAAACTCTCAGCGGCGAACAAAGGGTACAGGAATTGGCGCAAATGATGGGCAATCTCAACCCGGCTACCCTGCAATCGGCACGCGAATTGCTTCAATTCGTGCGTGAGAAAGTATCGCAATCTACACCTTCCTGA
- a CDS encoding Rhomboid family membrane protein translates to MNEQLPTLTCYYHPNIETSLRCSTCEKPICPKCAILTPTGYRCKDCVRGQQKVFETALWYDYLTSSLIAIVLSFIGSQFIPRLWFFAIILSPIAGTIIAEACRAVVQKRRSKRLYQTIAVATALGSLPYLLLALFASLNALASGSFGGLISLALQALYSFLVTSTAYYRLSGIQLRI, encoded by the coding sequence ATGAACGAACAACTGCCCACCCTTACATGTTATTACCATCCCAATATCGAAACGAGCTTACGCTGCAGCACGTGCGAAAAACCAATTTGCCCTAAATGTGCTATTCTTACCCCTACCGGCTATCGCTGTAAGGATTGTGTGCGCGGGCAGCAAAAAGTTTTTGAAACCGCTCTCTGGTATGATTACCTGACAAGCAGCTTGATTGCGATCGTGCTTTCCTTCATCGGGAGTCAATTTATCCCACGCTTATGGTTTTTCGCCATCATTTTATCGCCGATTGCCGGGACGATCATTGCCGAAGCCTGCCGTGCGGTCGTCCAAAAGAGGCGTTCGAAAAGGTTATACCAAACCATTGCCGTTGCCACTGCGCTAGGGTCTCTGCCCTATTTGCTTCTCGCTCTCTTCGCCAGCCTGAACGCTCTTGCCTCTGGTAGCTTTGGTGGTCTGATCAGCCTGGCTTTGCAAGCATTGTATTCGTTTTTGGTCACCTCCACAGCGTATTATCGCCTTTCTGGTATTCAGCTTAGAATCTAG
- a CDS encoding NAD kinase: MNERTSSSFRKIAIAPHPSLPEANKEAYKIAQFLKQHGQESLMAMLYEEKLVQSIERHEIDLLIVLGGDGTMLRAGHICGPYDIPILGINAGRFGFLMEIRLNEWKQYLPRLLKGDFWLEKRMMLFCSHKRDGAELNTHHVLNEVVVGRGKTVRPVHLETHVDGRYLTTYVADALIAATATGSTAYALAAGGPILPPELRNILLVAVAPHLSIDRGIVLAEGSSVRVIVHTDHDALLCIDGQSPISLLNQDQVDVCASEHNACFVRFQDPGYFYRNLTPHMNRNPATGIPR, from the coding sequence GTGAATGAGCGAACATCCTCTTCCTTTCGTAAAATTGCCATCGCGCCGCACCCCAGCTTGCCGGAGGCAAATAAAGAGGCTTACAAAATTGCCCAATTCCTCAAACAGCACGGTCAAGAGTCTCTCATGGCAATGCTTTATGAGGAAAAACTGGTTCAAAGCATTGAAAGACATGAAATCGATCTTCTGATCGTATTGGGTGGAGATGGCACCATGCTGCGCGCCGGTCATATTTGTGGTCCGTATGATATCCCGATCCTGGGGATTAATGCTGGCCGCTTTGGTTTCCTGATGGAAATCCGTCTGAATGAGTGGAAACAATACCTGCCTCGGTTGCTAAAGGGCGATTTCTGGTTAGAAAAACGGATGATGCTTTTTTGTTCCCATAAGCGGGATGGGGCTGAATTAAATACCCATCATGTTCTCAATGAGGTAGTTGTTGGGCGCGGCAAAACTGTCCGACCGGTGCACCTGGAAACGCATGTCGATGGACGCTATCTGACCACGTATGTTGCCGATGCCCTGATTGCCGCCACCGCCACGGGTTCAACCGCCTATGCGCTTGCGGCTGGTGGACCAATTTTGCCCCCTGAGTTGCGGAATATCCTGCTTGTAGCTGTAGCACCCCATCTTTCGATTGATCGTGGAATTGTTCTTGCAGAAGGCTCTTCGGTTCGGGTGATTGTCCACACTGATCACGATGCTTTGCTTTGCATTGACGGTCAGTCACCCATCTCCTTACTGAATCAGGATCAGGTCGATGTGTGCGCATCAGAACATAACGCCTGTTTCGTGCGCTTTCAAGATCCAGGATATTTCTATCGGAATCTTACCCCTCATATGAATCGCAACCCCGCAACCGGAATTCCTCGATGA
- a CDS encoding peptidase U34, dipeptidase — protein sequence MCDTMVAVGNATSDGSVILAKNSDREPNEAHVLVHIPRQKHPPDSKVKCTYIEIPQVEETYEVFLSKPFWIWGCEMGVNEFGVAIGNEAVFTKEPYQKEGGLIGMDFIRLALERAKTAYQALQIIVDLLARYGQGGNCGFEHPTYYHNSFILADPNEAWVLETAGKYWAAERVKDVRSISNGLTIGETWDEASPGLVEHALEKGWCKSRQDFHFARCYSDFLYTNLDGCKPRQCRSMELLSRNAGKIDVAMMMKFLRDHGQRAENDPDWDPSRGWVMDTLCVHASFGPTRPSQSTGAMVAHLTKDISTIWATGTSGTCTSIFKPLFLCGEDFPPMGSMPEGKYDPRSLWWQHECLHRQVIRDYAHRMSVYREERDKLEDGFIQQVAMTLQACHGLSKVEQAQQLAALSRSSFEQAGRATQEWTEKVAAMPVQKSPSRLFLWSWQSFNKKAGLTLP from the coding sequence ATGTGTGATACGATGGTTGCGGTTGGAAACGCTACGTCAGATGGATCGGTTATCCTTGCCAAGAACAGCGATCGAGAGCCCAATGAAGCGCATGTCTTGGTCCATATTCCTCGTCAAAAACACCCTCCTGATAGCAAAGTGAAATGCACCTATATTGAAATACCTCAGGTTGAAGAAACATATGAGGTGTTTCTTTCTAAACCATTTTGGATTTGGGGATGTGAGATGGGGGTCAATGAGTTTGGAGTGGCGATCGGGAATGAGGCGGTGTTTACGAAAGAGCCGTACCAGAAAGAAGGAGGCTTAATCGGGATGGATTTCATCCGCCTTGCTCTGGAACGCGCGAAAACTGCGTATCAAGCGCTGCAAATCATCGTTGACTTGCTGGCACGCTATGGTCAAGGCGGGAATTGTGGCTTTGAGCATCCCACCTACTATCATAATTCATTCATTCTGGCTGATCCCAATGAGGCTTGGGTGCTGGAAACTGCCGGGAAGTATTGGGCGGCCGAGCGGGTAAAGGACGTGCGCAGTATTTCGAATGGTTTGACCATCGGGGAAACCTGGGACGAGGCCTCTCCTGGGCTGGTGGAACATGCGCTTGAGAAGGGATGGTGTAAATCGCGGCAGGATTTTCATTTTGCACGATGCTATTCTGATTTTCTGTACACGAACCTGGATGGTTGCAAACCACGGCAGTGTCGATCAATGGAGTTGTTGAGCCGTAATGCGGGCAAGATCGACGTGGCTATGATGATGAAGTTCTTGCGCGATCATGGACAACGAGCAGAAAATGACCCCGATTGGGATCCAAGCCGTGGTTGGGTGATGGATACCCTGTGTGTTCACGCCAGCTTTGGTCCCACCCGCCCCAGTCAATCCACCGGTGCAATGGTGGCTCACTTAACGAAAGACATTTCTACTATTTGGGCAACCGGTACATCGGGCACCTGCACATCGATTTTTAAGCCACTTTTTTTGTGCGGCGAAGACTTCCCGCCAATGGGGAGTATGCCTGAGGGGAAATATGACCCTCGTTCGTTATGGTGGCAGCATGAATGCTTACATCGCCAGGTGATCCGCGATTATGCCCACCGGATGTCTGTTTATAGAGAGGAACGTGACAAACTGGAAGATGGTTTCATCCAGCAAGTGGCGATGACTCTGCAGGCGTGCCATGGGCTCAGCAAAGTTGAACAGGCTCAACAGCTGGCTGCCTTGAGCAGAAGCAGTTTTGAGCAGGCAGGTCGGGCAACACAGGAATGGACTGAGAAAGTAGCCGCAATGCCGGTGCAAAAATCACCTTCAAGGTTGTTCTTGTGGAGCTGGCAGAGTTTCAATAAAAAAGCTGGTCTTACATTGCCTTAG
- a CDS encoding Branched-chain amino acid ABC transporter, amino acid-binding protein has product MSITVSLIFAILLSACGQAAQPTIKIGVNAELTGDIPKVGEGTKYAAELWLEDIKAAGGLEVGGKKYQVELIIEDNESKAESAVAANTKLITQDEVLVIVGPQASKQAVPAGEVANNYETPMISPWSTNPNTTKDRPWVFRACFLDPFQGPVVANFVTEEFGFTKAGVLYDVASDYPKGLAEFFKKAWEDLHGPGSVVAYESFTTKDTDFSAQLTKIKDAGAEFIFTPQYYNEVALIVKQAHQLGWDKPIVGSDSWGSSELIPLCGADCYGLFFSTHYAAAGATGKTKEFIDRYNAKYGYVPDDVGALTWDAFGLVQQAIQNCGKITGDVKTDRKCIRDALAQIKAYDGITGKMDFTQGNDPIKCAVIVKISDQGEFTFYKSVCP; this is encoded by the coding sequence ATGAGCATCACGGTTTCATTGATCTTTGCCATCTTGCTGAGTGCGTGTGGGCAGGCAGCTCAGCCCACGATTAAAATCGGGGTCAATGCGGAGTTGACCGGCGATATTCCCAAAGTTGGCGAAGGAACAAAATATGCCGCTGAGTTATGGCTGGAAGATATCAAGGCTGCTGGCGGGCTGGAGGTGGGGGGCAAGAAGTATCAGGTGGAACTCATCATTGAGGACAACGAATCCAAGGCTGAATCGGCGGTTGCCGCCAACACCAAACTGATCACTCAGGATGAGGTGCTGGTCATTGTAGGCCCGCAGGCTTCAAAACAGGCGGTACCGGCCGGAGAAGTTGCCAACAACTATGAAACGCCGATGATCAGTCCCTGGTCCACCAATCCCAATACGACCAAAGATCGCCCCTGGGTCTTCCGGGCTTGTTTCCTGGATCCCTTCCAGGGACCGGTTGTGGCAAATTTTGTCACCGAGGAGTTCGGATTTACGAAAGCGGGTGTCCTCTATGACGTCGCAAGTGACTATCCGAAAGGCCTGGCAGAATTCTTCAAGAAAGCCTGGGAGGACCTCCATGGACCCGGCTCGGTGGTAGCTTATGAATCCTTTACTACCAAAGACACCGATTTCTCGGCTCAATTAACCAAGATCAAAGATGCCGGCGCAGAGTTTATTTTTACTCCTCAGTACTACAATGAAGTGGCGTTGATTGTCAAACAAGCCCATCAATTGGGTTGGGATAAACCCATTGTGGGTAGTGATAGCTGGGGGTCGTCCGAGCTGATTCCTTTGTGCGGCGCGGATTGTTATGGGTTGTTCTTCAGCACGCACTACGCAGCCGCCGGCGCCACCGGTAAGACGAAAGAGTTTATCGATCGCTACAATGCCAAATATGGATACGTGCCCGATGATGTCGGCGCACTAACCTGGGATGCTTTTGGTTTAGTGCAACAGGCGATCCAGAATTGTGGCAAAATTACGGGCGACGTCAAAACGGATCGAAAATGCATTCGCGATGCCCTTGCCCAGATCAAAGCCTATGATGGCATTACCGGCAAGATGGACTTTACCCAGGGGAACGATCCCATCAAGTGCGCAGTGATCGTTAAGATCAGTGATCAGGGCGAGTTCACATTCTATAAATCGGTTTGCCCGTAG
- a CDS encoding High-affinity branched-chain amino acid transport system permease protein LivH, whose product MAFFFQNVVNALQWGSFYALIALGYSMVYGVLMLFNFAHGDIFMTGAYIGFFVATLFVGLSASGILVLPNWLILILTILLSMFLTSFVGMLVERIAYRPLRGAPRASAAITGLMVGIILETGNLAILGARRQKFPELIVSQTYNIGDVSVTNTKIMIVLVSIGLMVALHQFVRRTKWGMAMRAMAYDFVVVPLMGVSINLIAALTFGLGSALASAAGILFGIAYPVLDPYMGILFGWKAFVAAILGGRGSILGAALAGFLLGFIEIFVATIFPSTLRDLIAYSIILIILTFRPHGFFGEPYSAQLRL is encoded by the coding sequence ATGGCGTTTTTCTTTCAAAATGTTGTCAATGCTCTTCAATGGGGTAGCTTTTATGCCCTCATTGCGCTGGGTTATTCCATGGTGTATGGGGTGTTGATGTTGTTCAATTTTGCCCATGGCGATATCTTTATGACCGGTGCCTATATTGGTTTCTTTGTGGCAACTTTGTTTGTTGGCTTATCGGCCAGCGGTATTTTAGTTTTACCGAACTGGTTGATCCTCATTTTGACCATCTTGCTCTCCATGTTTCTCACCTCTTTTGTGGGGATGTTGGTTGAAAGAATAGCATATCGTCCTTTACGGGGCGCGCCGCGCGCTTCGGCGGCGATCACGGGCTTGATGGTGGGAATTATTTTAGAAACCGGAAATCTGGCAATCTTAGGCGCCAGACGGCAAAAATTTCCTGAGCTGATTGTCTCTCAAACTTACAACATTGGAGATGTAAGTGTAACCAATACAAAAATTATGATCGTATTGGTTTCTATTGGGCTGATGGTGGCGCTCCATCAGTTTGTGCGCCGTACCAAATGGGGAATGGCGATGCGGGCAATGGCGTATGATTTTGTGGTTGTTCCTTTGATGGGGGTTTCCATCAACTTGATTGCCGCATTGACCTTTGGTCTGGGCTCTGCCTTAGCCTCGGCTGCAGGCATTTTATTTGGCATAGCTTATCCGGTTCTTGACCCGTACATGGGAATTCTCTTTGGTTGGAAAGCCTTTGTGGCAGCGATTTTAGGTGGACGTGGTTCGATCCTTGGGGCTGCCCTGGCTGGATTCCTGCTAGGCTTTATTGAAATATTTGTTGCGACAATCTTTCCTTCTACGCTGCGCGACTTGATTGCTTATTCGATTATCTTGATTATTCTTACCTTCCGACCGCATGGCTTCTTTGGTGAGCCTTATAGCGCCCAACTGCGCTTGTAA
- a CDS encoding Branched-chain amino acid transport system permease protein LivM, which translates to MAVVSETIEEKPSLRFKIRSWWLQYFDDIPLFAWLVGALVAAILEMLVGNPFARLIGMPRGPVLFGFLIALKTPLLIPPAILYNIVIYLIPVFLVARFVGRISNSVADWMLKRSVILSTIVHLGMLYAALHIWAVFNDYRILVVKLILLAIMITLSLNVVNGYMGEFSCSHPGFMALGAYTASILSMIFFVDDSTFGPALLPPAFGQFAFPIILIISGAVSSIGALLVAIPSFRTRGDYLAIISLAFTFIVKSLIENLEVVGGPRGLRGQPDWATLPVVFVWTMLCVWVINNYVRSTFGKTMNAVRDGEMAANAMTINTRRTKMVTFLFAAFWAGVAGGLLAHVLRYVNPGSFGIQKLAEVLAMVYFGGLNSVVGSIVGAVGFNLLSEALRPLELYKWIIIPIMIILIMIYRPTGLIAFTEFDVKKLIQPRNKKVREA; encoded by the coding sequence ATGGCTGTTGTAAGCGAAACCATTGAGGAAAAACCCTCCCTCCGCTTCAAAATTCGTAGCTGGTGGCTTCAATATTTTGATGACATCCCGTTATTTGCCTGGTTGGTTGGCGCTCTTGTGGCTGCAATTCTCGAGATGCTGGTGGGAAATCCTTTCGCCCGTCTGATTGGAATGCCGCGCGGCCCGGTTTTATTCGGTTTTCTCATCGCCTTGAAAACCCCTTTGTTAATTCCACCGGCTATCTTATACAATATCGTTATTTATCTGATCCCTGTCTTCCTGGTAGCCCGATTTGTGGGAAGGATATCCAACAGCGTGGCAGATTGGATGTTGAAACGCTCTGTGATCCTTTCTACGATTGTCCACCTGGGCATGCTTTACGCAGCCTTGCATATCTGGGCTGTCTTCAATGATTATCGAATCCTGGTTGTGAAACTCATCCTTTTGGCTATCATGATCACCTTGAGCCTGAATGTGGTCAACGGTTATATGGGTGAGTTTTCTTGCTCTCATCCAGGATTTATGGCTCTGGGGGCTTATACCGCTTCGATCTTGAGTATGATTTTCTTCGTGGATGATAGCACTTTTGGCCCGGCACTCTTACCTCCCGCTTTCGGTCAGTTCGCATTTCCAATCATCCTGATCATCAGTGGGGCTGTCTCATCCATCGGGGCATTATTGGTGGCAATTCCATCCTTCCGCACGCGCGGGGATTATCTGGCGATTATTTCTCTGGCTTTCACCTTCATCGTCAAATCCTTAATAGAAAACCTGGAAGTCGTGGGCGGACCGCGCGGATTGCGCGGTCAACCGGACTGGGCAACCTTACCGGTAGTGTTTGTGTGGACAATGCTCTGTGTATGGGTAATTAACAATTACGTCCGTTCGACCTTTGGCAAAACGATGAACGCCGTGCGAGATGGGGAAATGGCAGCCAATGCGATGACCATCAATACCAGGCGGACCAAGATGGTCACCTTTTTATTTGCTGCCTTTTGGGCGGGGGTAGCTGGAGGATTGCTTGCTCATGTACTGCGCTATGTCAATCCCGGCTCATTTGGTATTCAAAAATTGGCTGAAGTGCTGGCAATGGTGTATTTTGGTGGTTTGAACTCTGTCGTGGGTTCGATTGTTGGGGCAGTTGGCTTTAATCTATTGAGTGAAGCGCTGAGACCTCTGGAGTTATACAAATGGATCATCATCCCAATCATGATTATCTTAATCATGATCTATCGCCCGACGGGATTAATCGCCTTCACAGAATTCGACGTCAAGAAATTGATCCAACCTCGCAACAAGAAAGTCAGGGAGGCGTAA